The DNA window GCGTTTCAGCTGCCCGGCGGCGTTTGCCGCCGACAAGGAAGTCCGATGTCCTCGATTCTCCATCGCGGCTGGCTCGCAGCCCTCGCTGCCCTGGCCCTGGGTGCGCTCACGACGCTGACCTTCGCCCCGTTCGAGCTGTGGTGGCTGGGCCCACTGATTTGCGCACCGCTCTATGGCTTGCTGCAAGGCACCCGGCTGCGCCGCGGCATGCTGATCGGCTGGAGCTACGGGGTCGGGCTGTTCGGCGCCGGGGCTTCCTGGGTCTACGTCTCGATCCACGACTACGGCTACACCAGCATGCCGCTGGCGGCGGTGCTGACCCTGCTGTTCGCCCTCGGCCTCGCGCTTTTCTACCTGATCAGCGCGGCCTTCTATCGCCTGCTCTCTCCACGGCCGTCGGTCATTGAGCCGTTGATCTTCGCCGCCGCCTGGACCCTTGGTGAAGTGTTCCGTGGCTGGTTCCTCACCGGCTTCCCCTGGCTCTACCTCGGCAGCGCCCACGTCGAGAGCCTGCTTGCAGGCTTTGCGCCGATCGGCGGCGTCTACCTGATCAGCTTCCTGGTCGCGCTTTCCGGCGCCCTGCTCTGGCACTTGGCCGTGCGTCGCCGTGTATTCGCGCTGGTACCGCTGGCGGCGATCTGGCTGGCAGGCAGCGTACTGCCGACCCAGTGGCTCAGCCCCGATCCGCGGCCGATCCCGGTGGCGCTGGTCCAGGGCGACCTGCCGCAGCTGACCAAGTGGAGCCCAGAAGGCCAGCGCACCGCGGTCAACACCTATCTGCGCCTGACCCGCGAACAGGCCGGTGAGGCGGAGCTCGTGATCTGGCCCGAAACCGCGCTGCCGATGTTCGAGGAGCAGGCGATGCCGTTCTACCAGCTCGCCCAGGCCAACATGCGCCCGGGCAGCAGCCTGATCACCGGCGTACTGACGCGCAGCAACGGACTGTTCCACAACAGCATGATCGCCCTCGACCAGCACATGGAAGGCGGCATGACCCGCAGCGAGTACCAGAAGCATCGACTGGTGCCGTTCGGCGAGTACGTGCCGCTCGAGGGGCTGCTGCGCGGCCTGCTGGCGTTCTTCGACATGCCCACCTCGCACATGTCGCCTGGCCCGGCTGGCCAGCAGCCACTTCGCGCCGATGGGCTGCGCCTGGGCGCGGCGATCTGCTATGAAATCGTCTATCCCGACCTGGTGCGCGACCAGGCGCGCCACTCGAACATCCTGGTGACGATCTCCAACGACACCTGGTTCGGTCGCTCGATCGGCCCGCTGCAACACATGCAGATGGCGCAGATGCGCGCGCTCGAGAACAATCGCTACCTGCTGCGCGCGACCAGCAACGGCCTGACCGCGGTGGTCGGCCCGGACGGACGGATCCTGGCCCAGATCGCCCGCTTCGAACCCGGCGTACTCAACTTCGAGGCCCATGCGGTCGAAGGGCTGACGCCATTCACCCGCACCGGCAGCCTGCCGATCGTACTGGTATCGATCGCGCTGGTCGCCGTCGGCGCGCTGCTCTCACGCCGGCGCGGCGCCTCTCGATGAGCACCTCGCTGCTCGCGGTGCTCAAATCGATCGTGCTGCCGCCGGGGGGACTGGTCACCGCGCTGCTGTTCGCGGCACTGCTGTGGCGCTGGTGGCCACGCACGGCGATCGCGCTCGCCATCGCCGTCTCCTTGGCGTTCATCGCGCTGTGCACGCCGCGGGTGAGCCTGTGGCTCAGCGCACCGATCGAACGGATCGCCCCGGCACCGGCCAGCGACTGGCGCGGAGCGCAGGCGATCGTGGTGCTCGGCGGCGGACGTGCGTCGGCACTGCCGGGGCGTTCTCGCGAGCGGGTCAACCTGGACACCTTCGCCCGGGTCGCCGAGGCGGCGCGCATCTCCCGCCATACCCGCCTGCCGATCCTGG is part of the Halotalea alkalilenta genome and encodes:
- the lnt gene encoding apolipoprotein N-acyltransferase gives rise to the protein MSSILHRGWLAALAALALGALTTLTFAPFELWWLGPLICAPLYGLLQGTRLRRGMLIGWSYGVGLFGAGASWVYVSIHDYGYTSMPLAAVLTLLFALGLALFYLISAAFYRLLSPRPSVIEPLIFAAAWTLGEVFRGWFLTGFPWLYLGSAHVESLLAGFAPIGGVYLISFLVALSGALLWHLAVRRRVFALVPLAAIWLAGSVLPTQWLSPDPRPIPVALVQGDLPQLTKWSPEGQRTAVNTYLRLTREQAGEAELVIWPETALPMFEEQAMPFYQLAQANMRPGSSLITGVLTRSNGLFHNSMIALDQHMEGGMTRSEYQKHRLVPFGEYVPLEGLLRGLLAFFDMPTSHMSPGPAGQQPLRADGLRLGAAICYEIVYPDLVRDQARHSNILVTISNDTWFGRSIGPLQHMQMAQMRALENNRYLLRATSNGLTAVVGPDGRILAQIARFEPGVLNFEAHAVEGLTPFTRTGSLPIVLVSIALVAVGALLSRRRGASR
- a CDS encoding YdcF family protein translates to MSTSLLAVLKSIVLPPGGLVTALLFAALLWRWWPRTAIALAIAVSLAFIALCTPRVSLWLSAPIERIAPAPASDWRGAQAIVVLGGGRASALPGRSRERVNLDTFARVAEAARISRHTRLPILVTGGRPGGERRSEAQLMNDALIETFGMPSRWLENHSHNTRENALYSALILREHKVRKVILVTSAFHMARAERNFERLGFEVVPAPVSFSSAPPGLRGWLPSSLGLAQSQRALHEYLGWIAGR